From a single Oreochromis niloticus isolate F11D_XX linkage group LG4, O_niloticus_UMD_NMBU, whole genome shotgun sequence genomic region:
- the LOC109201901 gene encoding hemoglobin subunit beta-like isoform X2 — protein MYNNQQGKMVAWTDFERVTIKDIFSKIDYEVVGPAAISRCLIVYPWTQRYFAGFGNLYNAAAITSNPKVAAHGKVVMQGLEKAVKNMDNIKATFTELSTLHSEKLQVDPDNFMVGNAELMVLHPINCVDVESHAFFVVLQLLGDCLAIVVASQLGEDFTPEVHAAFQKFLAVVVSSLRRQYY, from the exons ATGTACAACAATCAACAAGGCAAGATGGTTGCATGGACAGACTTCGAGCGCGTCACGATTAAGGACATCTTCTCCAAGATTGACTATGAAGTCGTTGGCCCAGCAGCTATTTCCAG GTGTCTGATTGTGTACCCCTGGACTCAGAGGTATTTCGCTGGCTTTGGAAACCTCTACAATGCTGCTGCCATCACATCAAATCCAAAAGTTGCTGCTCACGGAAAAGTCGTCATGCAAGGTCTGGAAAAAGCTGTGAAGAACATGGACAACATCAAGGCCACATTTACAGAGCTGAGCACGCTGCACTCTGAGAAACTGCAGGTGGACCCTGACAATTTCATGGTAGGCAATGCTGAACTGATGGTACTGCATCCCATTAATTGTGTTGATGTTGAGTCTCATGCattttttgttgtgttgcaGCTTCTGGGCGACTGCCTGGCCATTGTGGTTGCTTCTCAGTTGGGTGAAGACTTCACTCCCGAGGTCCATGCAGCTTTCCAGAAGTTCCTGGCAGTGGTGGTGTCCTCCCTGAGGAGGCAGTACTATTAG
- the LOC109201901 gene encoding hemoglobin subunit beta-like isoform X1 — translation MYNNQQGKMVAWTDFERVTIKDIFSKIDYEVVGPAAISRCLIVYPWTQRYFAGFGNLYNAAAITSNPKVAAHGKVVMQGLEKAVKNMDNIKATFTELSTLHSEKLQVDPDNFMLLGDCLAIVVASQLGEDFTPEVHAAFQKFLAVVVSSLRRQYY, via the exons ATGTACAACAATCAACAAGGCAAGATGGTTGCATGGACAGACTTCGAGCGCGTCACGATTAAGGACATCTTCTCCAAGATTGACTATGAAGTCGTTGGCCCAGCAGCTATTTCCAG GTGTCTGATTGTGTACCCCTGGACTCAGAGGTATTTCGCTGGCTTTGGAAACCTCTACAATGCTGCTGCCATCACATCAAATCCAAAAGTTGCTGCTCACGGAAAAGTCGTCATGCAAGGTCTGGAAAAAGCTGTGAAGAACATGGACAACATCAAGGCCACATTTACAGAGCTGAGCACGCTGCACTCTGAGAAACTGCAGGTGGACCCTGACAATTTCATG CTTCTGGGCGACTGCCTGGCCATTGTGGTTGCTTCTCAGTTGGGTGAAGACTTCACTCCCGAGGTCCATGCAGCTTTCCAGAAGTTCCTGGCAGTGGTGGTGTCCTCCCTGAGGAGGCAGTACTATTAG